The Triticum aestivum cultivar Chinese Spring chromosome 4B, IWGSC CS RefSeq v2.1, whole genome shotgun sequence sequence CTTTGGGTGGATGACAGTGGGGCCGCGGCGGGTGCAACGTGGGAAAGatttaccagagagagagagatgggtgtCCATGTGGGCTTGGCTCCGGCTCGGCTGGCGGTGCCACTGGGGGGAGGGTTTTGTTGTGGGCTGCGCTGCACTCTCTCCCCCTCTGTTTTCTTCTTCTCTGATTTAATAAAACCGTGAATTTGAAGAAATGACCAGAGAGATAGGAGTTTAATTAGGAAGGGAAAAACATATTCCTGGAGAACTGGTAATATGCACAAATTAAATAAAATGCTCTGGCAATTTTTAGAGACTGCAAATTCaaacaagtttgaaaataattcaagCTTGAATAAATCCTTAGCCCAACCAAAACACTTCCAAAAGACTTGAAAACTGGAGGAGGTGGTCTTGGCATGGCGTAGGGAACATAGAAATATAATGAACATTAATCTGGAGCAGAAAATGACACTAGAGAAATAATTGAAAGAAAGGGAAAGGGAGATGTTTGGACGGGATAGAAACTTGGGTGAACTTGATGAACGGTTGCTGGTGTGCGCATGGTGCAAAAAGGAGAGGTGGAGATAAGAAGAAGAGGGGTTCACCCAAGATCACACAACAAAACTTGAATATGCAAGCcaaggcatgatgatcatgatacaATGCaataaaatgacaagaggcacataAAAACATGAAGCATATAACAAGGTGAGATGAACATGGCAAACGAACAAAGGTATGACAAAGCACTCAacatgagcatggcataaacatatagaatgaaatatgcaaaaataattatgataatgcaacaaacataataaacacacgtcaacaactaaaataaaggaaggcatctggagcatcggactcggggcgttacatgtagatcggggccttctcacccaatcccgagcaaatcaacaagtttgattagctagggagagagatcgggcgaaaatggagcttggagcaacaatggagattAGGGTTGGAATAGGTGAgtcttcttgaagaagaagacccccttatatagtggggggacaattCCAACTGTTATCCACCACTCAGCCCGCGACCTGCGGAACTACCGCAccgcaggagcggtactaccgcacgggtctgcggtactaccgcggcggacCTAAACAAAAAAGCACGGATAGGGCACGGTAGAACCgcatgcgcggtactaccgcggccccatgcggtactaccgcaggtcaGCCACAGGCCAGGCACggtaggcacagatgtaaaaaattacatctatgACTACCTCCGCTGAGAATATGTCGAGCGAAAATCCGACAcgaagggtgcggatgtaaaaaattacatccgcccctacctccGCTCCTGCTGCTGTACCTGGCCAGGCGCCGCGgcactaccgcgtagggcgcggatgtaaaaaattacatccgcgcctactaccgcttgAGCAGCGGCGCCAGTCCagaactcacggtactaccgctgagaatgAGCAGTACTACCATGGGGGCCCATGGTACTACCATGCCGGAGCCCGGTACTACTGctggctcctgcggtagtaccgctctgaggagcagtactaccgctagcctgAGAAGAGCAACACGGAGTCATTCATTTCACAGAGACAAGGTGAGACGGAGGAACACTCCAAAGAGCCAGAGGAAAGGCGGTACAAAAGGGgatgtgtacgtgagattccacccaaacctcttaatagtacggctttcctacgactcaactccaccaaaaCGAACCGTAGAGAAATgtcgtcttcaataatcttcgaggggcatcaaatcgtcttgtgtttagtcgtgatatatctgaaaagctcaatacaCACGATCAGTCCGCAAagacattgtcatcaatcaccaaaactactgagGGACAAGAATGCCCTTACACCCACCACCCAAGAAAGGTtgtccttaactagtgatttcgcaaCTCACGTGTTGCTTTATTGGGCCCCCCTACATCTCACTCAGCGAGATGCATGGTAGACTCGCATCATGGGGCACCAGATGTCTCGGCCCAAGCACACAGGAGGCCACGACCTCGTTTCTTTCATgccttttattttattattttttccttttcaaattttgtttacaCTTCCAAATAttataaataaatatattacaaaaaccACTTTACACttgaaaaaatgttaaccaagcatttgaaaatgtcaaatgtgtatagagaaaaatATTTCTCATGTAACAATGTGTGTGCAAAAAGTTGATCatctatttaaaaaatgttaatcaagtgaTTTAATAAAAAAGGAGCTAAACAATTAGTTGGCaaattttaatcaagcatttaaaaaatgctaAANNNNNNNNNNNNNNNNNNNNNNNNNNNNNNNNNNNNNNNNNNNNNNNNNNNNNNNNNNNNNNNNNNNNNNNNNNNNNNNNNNNNNNNNNNNNNNNNNNNNNNNNNNNNNNNNNNNNNNNNNNNNNNNNNNNNNNNNNNNNNNNNNNNNNNNNNNNNNNNNNNNNNNNNNNNNNNNNNNNNNNNNNNNNNNNNNNNNNNNNNNNNNNNNNNNNNNNNNNNNNNNNNNNNNNNNNNNNNNNNNNNNNNNNNNNNNNNNNNNNNNNNNNNNNNNNNNNNNNNNNNNNNNNNNNNNNNNNNNNNNNNNNNNNNNNNNNNNNNNNNNNAAACGTATAGAAGACATTGaccatatattaaaaaatgttaatcttgcatttgaaataagaatgttaattaagcatttgaaatatgttaaatgtgtatattaaaaatgttaaccatgtattaaaCAAATTTTAATCTTGTATATGAAAATTtccaatcaagcatttgaaaatgtgtatagagaaaacgTTCACCATGGAtgaaaaaaatattaatcttgtactTGAAATATGTAAAACTATGTATAGaataaatgttgatcatgtatttaaaaaagttACATGCGTATTAGAAAATTTTTCTTGACATATAGAGAAAAGTTAGAATGATGGCCAAAAGAAAATAAGACATTTTCTTAAGATAAAATCATAAAATCAAGTAATTAATATGAAGAAAATTGAGAAAAACAAAAGAATACCGAAGCataacaaagaaagaaagaaaaatgagtGAAGCAACAAAAAGAAAGCCAATgattaaaagaaaataaaagaagaaaacccctgcaattaaagaaaaggaaacaaaataaaataaaaaacaaaagataacagagaaaaaactaaaaaaacaaataaaaagaaagaaaagaaaaactgataAAATCCGGTAATAAaacaaagaaaaacgaaaaaacaaaggaaaacaaaAACCCCCAAAGAACCCAtgaagaaacaaaaaaataaaaaataaaaaggcaaaGAAGAATGTAATGTACGTTGTTATCATCGAATGAGGCGGCCCAATACTCTACACAGTAGAAGGTCAGAATCATATCACAACTAGGCCAATAAATAGACCAGACGACAAAGGCGAGAGCAATTAATTGAGGACTACTCCTTCGGGAACCCTGCAAGGGTCACCTGGGATGGGTTAGGATCACACCACTTGGTgcgctctcagccgccgccacgtgtctcGCTCGGGGCACTCCCTTCGATTTTTTTTCTAAACTCGTTTTCGGCTTTTAGATGATTTTTTTAGTTTTCTGTTTTCCACCTATTTTTCTTAGGATTTGGACCCAAAAAATTGCATGAAAGTacacgttttcttttctttttcgttCCGCGGGAGGCATAGTTGTGCCTCTCGGGAAGGGAAAAatactttttttttgttttgcgaGAGGTacggatttacttctcgtggaggcacggatttgctcCACGAGACGCATTGTCATACctctcagaaaggaaaaaaacatgtttttttcgtttCATGAGAGGCACGAATTTACTTTTTGtggaggcatggatttgcttcctcgagaggcatggccgtggcTCTCGAAAAAGGAAAACCATACGAGAGAAACAGATTTGCTTCCGCTAGAGACACGGTCGTGCCTCTCCGAAAGGAAAAAAACGCGAATTTTTTTTGGGTCCGCGAGCGGAACAAATTTACTTCTCGTcgaggcatggatttgcttccgcgagaggcacggtttcgGAAAAGGGAAAAATGCGAGTTTTTCGTTCTGTGAGAGGAACTGATTTACTTCTCGTGGatgcacggatttgcttccgcgagaggcacggtcgtgccccTCGAAAAGGAAAAAATCATGTTTTTTTTGTTCCATGAGAGGCAGGGATTTACTTCTCATGGAGGCACGAATTTAATTCCATGAGAGGCCCGGCCGTgtctctcggaaagggaaaaagtGCTTTCAGTTTGGTTTTTTCTGTCTGGTCTTTTTCGTAAAAAAAAGTTCgtcgaaacctatcaacatgggatctagttttaaagatctcgagaCGAGGGACCCAACgctgaaaacggttcgagatttgaacgCACGATTTAAAATATAAAATATTTTATAAATAAACAAATCTACAAAATGGaaaaaaactctcaggttgcgacaaatgGGCACATGTAACTCTTTGAATACTTTCGGCCAGGATCGTATCACTAGTTAGGCCCATAAATAGCCCACGACGCGACAAAGGCCGTCCGTTCGGCAGTCACTCAGCCCAGATGCAGGCGAACGCGGGGGCCCGTCCACAACCACCGAGTCCAGAGCGTGTCGGCTCCTCTCCGCAACGCAAGCCGCGGGATCGGCCTCCGCCTCCCCATGGCCTTCCATTCCTCGGCCGCTCCCATCCCCTTGGCCCCACCTCCCGGACCCGGAGCCTTCCACCGAGCCCACCGCCCCGCCGGAGCTCCCCGAGCCGGCGCGCCCGGGAGGAGTCTCGCCGCCCACTCGTCTCCCTCTCCCGACGTCGTGGTCACGCGCGAGCAAGGCAAGAACGCCAAGCTCGTCGCCTCTCTAGTAAGTTCAAATCCCTGTGGGGATACCCCTCCTCGTCTACTCTGTGATTCCCTGAGCCGATGTTGGTGAATTTTAGAGGGGACGGTTTTACATGCTCGCTGTAGAGAGGCGATTTTCCGAGCTGATTTTACATCTCTAAACTGGGGGCTAACGAATTCGGTCAGACCTTGGGGAATTATCACATCAATTTTGTAACTGGATTGTGCAGGAGAAGCATAATGTGCACTCTCTGGAGCTTCCTCTTATTCAGCACGTCGAAGGGCCTGATGCAGATAGGCTTTCAGCTGTCTTGCGGGGTATGTGGTTCAGTCTATCTTTCGCAGCAGCATAGCGCCTCATTGTTACTTTCCTGCTATGCACATCCATTTGCTCCAACGTATGCTATATTTACACTGCTTTGCAAAACTTGCAACCACAGGGTTTAGTCACTTTAGTACTGTGTATTTACAGATGAAAAGTTTGACTGGATTACTGTAACATCTCCTGAGGCAGCTGCAGTGTTCCTTGAGGGATGGAAGTAAGATTCAAACATATTGCAGTTATTGTGCGCAGTATTGCTACACAAATAGAACATATGTCATTTCGCGATTCATTCCACATAAGTCGTGGGCTTGTGGCAACGCAGGTCTGTGTGCTTTCTGTGAAATAAAGCAGATTATGCGCTTTACATGTccaaacttttttttctttctgaacttCATTTCTGTAATCAAACCATCGCTACATGAAACCAGAACAAATCAAACGTAATCTACGACCACCATATTTGACATCACACAATAACTCAATACCAGGGCTGCTGGAAGTCCTAAGGTCCGAATAGCAGTTGTTGGAGCAGGTACTGCAAGAACTTTTGATGAAGTATTGCAATCCAGTGATGGATCCCTTGAGGTTGCATTTTCTCCTTCCAAAGGTATCTTGCCCGAAATTTATACAACTAGGATGTTATGTCCATGCACTTTAAAGAATGCATGCATCTTGAAGTATTTTTAATTCTATAAGGTACTTATTACATTTATTTCTTCATCAGCTTTGGGCAAAGTTTTGGCCTCAGAGCTTCCAAGGACTAGTGAGACTGCCTCTAAAGTGTTGTATCCTGCATCCGCAAAGGCTGGCCATGAAATTCGTGAGTCATTTTTGTGTTCATGCTGTTAGCATTATATGCGTGCTATTTATTTCACCCCCATCCTTTAAGCCACACGATTTCTGCCTTTCTGTTTTCCAGAGAGAGTTATGAGTTATTCAGGGCTTTGCAAATTGATCCATATCATAAATCAGCAATTACTTTGTATTTTCAATCTTGTAGttaattttattatcatttaaatTTTGTACTCCATCCATCCAAATATACAGGGTCTAATATGTTTTCAAGGTGGACTTCAAccattaataaaattattaatatacTGAGATGTATGATATAAAAATAATATCAttagaaactcctttcacatacgaaattgagGTTATGCTTTGAGTAACCTTTAGGCACTATATATTAATATACTTTGATCAACAAAGCACGCTTGTATAAATTTTGACTCTTATAATTCCTTATCTTGTGGTCTCTGTCTTCTGCAGTACCTGCATGAAATATTCAGTCTTTCTGTTACTTAGTTTTGCCCTGGGATGCAGAGAATGGGCTGTCAGCTCGAGGATTTGAGGTGACAAGACTGAACACATATTCAACCGTAAGATTTTCACTTATATTGGTATTTGGTTCCCGCATCGTTTCTCAATTTGTATATAGAACATGTATTCTGCATTTTTGTTGAGCTATTTTCCATTGATCTATGGTAACTATCTTGTTTAGCTTGATCTTTCTTAAATCTGTGAGTACTAAGTTTATTTGATATTAAGCTTCATATTCCTGGCAAAACAGAAAATATTAAGTTGACATATTATATCTCCGGCAGCCTGTTTTCCTTACCTGACAGTGGCATATAATTAATTTTACATATGTTCCACACTTATTTGCGCATGGACTTGTACTCCTGGTAATTAATGAAGCGGCTGTGTTTGCAAGCAGGTACCTGTACAAGATGTAGACCCACAGATTTTAAAGCTTGCTCTTTCAGCACCAGTTGTTGCAGTAGCTTCTCCATCTGCACTCCGGTAACTATGTTAACTGTATTTGGCTATTCTTTTCATATCTTTTGCTTACATAATTGTGCAGTACTACATGTTAAGATGGTGAGCCGAAACATATGTGCAACAGATTGTGAGATATTAAGATGTAAACATGAACCCCTGTTTGGAGGAGGTTTACTGATAGTCTGATACACAAGCGCGTGACTGTTTTTTCCCCATAGCATGCAGAACTTGTAGCAGGATATTATAGTCCATCTCGGCTTTGTTGATCACTGTAACTAGTTTCATTTCGCACAAAGCTGTGCTTTACGTTCTCCATTTTGTTTTGTGGTTTCGTGATGTTGCAGAGCTTGGCTAAACCTCATGTCACGGGTCGACAACTGGAGCAACTCGGTCGCCTGCATAGGCGAGACGACGGCTTCAGCGGCCAAGAAACTCGGCCTGGAGAGCGTATACTATCCTGCAACCCCTGGACTCGAAGGGTACGAACAcaaacacacacgcgcgcacatCATAATCCCTTTTTCCGAACAACGTTATCACATTGTCATGGACAAGTCGCTGTTCGTTGGACATTCAGAGCCATACATTCAGAAAAACACACTATGACTTACGTAGCCCTTGACTGACTATATCGTTTTCCATGTTGCTTTGGGCAGGTGGGTTGAAAGCATCCTGGAAGCGCTCAGAGCCCATAAGCAATCGTCCAAGTGAGGCGTCGGCAGCTCTCTTGAGTTTTCTTTCGCGGTTCCTGTCGTAACCTTCTCTGTTTCTCACTAGGCCCCAAAGTGTCGGAGACGAGCACGGTTGATTGACCGGCCGCTGTAGCCTGTACTACTGTAGTAGGTGCATTTTTTGAAGGAACATGTGTTTTGTACTTCTGTTTCCTGCTAATCACACACACGCTATGCGTGCTTTTGCACCGTGCGTGAAGGGAGCCGGGGCATCATCGGCATGTAAATCTGTTGAGGCGTGCGGTACGGGCACGGCATATGCACAAGTGTTCCCTGATTCACTGCaacttctcttcttttttttagaaaaaactttTCCTTTTGGCCAAGACAGTAACATATGTAGATGTTTTCTGGCCCAATGACCGGATACGAAAATTTGTTTGAGCCCAGGAAGGGGAAAACAAATGGTAATCTGCAGCGCCGTGATTGGCAGGGGGTCTGACTGAGGATAAGTTACGTTTTTTATCTGAAACCCGCAGAGTCTCCGCCTTCTGCACTCCACCACCAAAAGACTCCAAAATGTTTTGAGCTTCTCTCAGCCGGTGACAAGTTCGTCGCAGTCCTTTTGGCTCCTTGTGATGAATTATTGGTATGTACGTAGCTGTCGGCGTCGTGAGCTAATTCAATTCAAAGCTTGGATGCATGGATCCACATCAACTGAGCAGCAGAGAAGGACGACGAGGACAAGTGATCTTTGCTCTGATTAAGCTGCGACCACGCCATGCAGCAGCCCCAAGTAATAAACCACCTGGATGGGAACACGTCCATGTCCACAACCCAAGCAGAGCCGAGCACCacattatattatatatatttattaacaaaagaaaagaaagccAAGCACACGTCGACATCCCCGCTGCAGCCTGCCTGCAGGTCTAACCCTACCCCTGGCTAGCTGATTAATTAAGCAGAGGCAGGCGTGTTCAAAAGCGGCTACCATGGCGACGGGCGAGGCGAACCCGGCGCGGCcgacagcgacggcgacggcgacggccactcgctcgctcgctcgccggCATCTTCGCAGATGGCTAGACGTGGCTCTGCATCAGCGTGTCGCCGGAAAGCGGCTGCCGCTTCTTTGCGAATATGCGCATGGAAACCGACGGCGAATTTCCGGCTGGAAAAATATTCGACTTTGCATCACGTCGCGTCGTCGCCGAAGGTGGCGGCCAAATCGCAAAAGGCCATGGACCAACCAGAAAAGGGACTTGTTTATTAGTGCTAGACCCGAATATCGTACCACCACGCACCAGATAATCACCAACCTTTTCATTTTAtcggcacgcacgcacgcacgaagGAAAAAAAGTAGGGGTGCTGGTGTACCATCGACGGCTACGTGTCGCTGTAAGCGAGTGGAGACGTTGATTGTTGAGTGCCGGGCCAAAACAACACCACACAGTACCGTGCTGTTTTGATCATGTGAAATGTGGTGGGGTGACCTGGGAATGGCGAGCAGAGTATGTGGTTTTCTCCACTCATCAACTGTCACTATCCGCGTAGTTTATAACTAGTCGGGGAGATTAACCAGCCACAGGCACCGTGCCTACGTGCGGTTTTCTTTCGAGGAAGGTTTTGGTTTATGAGCCAAAGTTGGTGTACAAAGGCAGGCAGGCAGCGACCGATGCTGCGTGATGAAAGCaaggagtaggagtaggagtaaTCGTATGAAACAAAAGGCAACCAAGTGCGTAGAGAAAGGCACCACTCCCCTTGCACTTGTTGCAGTACAGGTATAAACAGGTatactgctgttgctgctgctagtaCAGTACTGCGCCTAGTACGGCACACCCGAGTCCAAGGTGATTTGCGACTGAAAAGGTCCATTCAAGGTGCCGTGTCGTGTCGTGGCGCCGGACTCGGACAAGGACCGCACAGCCGAGCCGTAGGAGGAGGAAGCGAGACGCCGGTACGATCACTCGCCGCAGGCTAGCTAGACCCGTCGTGCTATGGCTGTACTACGCCGGTGCCTGCGCTGGTGTAGCCCGGCCGGAAGCGGAAGGTCTGGTCAGTCCGGTCCAGAGCGCGGCGCGTCCCGGGCCACATCACCTCGCGGTGCAAACACGGGCCGGAGGACGGTGATGGGAGTGATGGCCGATTCTGTAGGCTGACACCGGCACGGCGAGTTCCGCACGGCCGGACGCGGAGTGCATGTGCTTGTGTCTGTCTGCACGGAATGGCGCGTCTCTCTTGCGCTATTTTGGCAGGTGGTAGCTCTGATTTTTAGCCGTGCCCCCGATTCGGCCACCGATCGATCAAACGAAAAGATGGTGGGTGCTTCCCCAACCAACCGCTACCACCACCGTTCAATTCCATCACAGAGGAGGAAAGATAAGACTGTGGATGGGATATGCAGCCTTGTCTGTTATACCTAAGACGGTGAGTGTCTGCATAAGCAAACGATTCTGTCGGCAATGCACGTGGCATGTGGCCTGTTTAGCCTTTCGGAAGAAGAAGAAATGTGGCTTGTTTAGCTGTTTCTTTTTTTGTATCTACAGTGTATTCCATCATTGGCATCGGTGTAACTACCAGTCTACGTACTACAGTAGTACATCTACTAGTGCCGCCTACTGGACGTGATAGAAATTGAAGACACTAGTCACTTTGCGTCGGAGACGGTCGTCCGTACTACAATTTTTTTttggagagagagagaacaggtcGTTGTACAAGTGCTTCAGTGGTTTTTTAAGGGTACAACTGCTTCAGTGGTTTGCCCTTTCCTCCTGGAAAACGACGATTGGAATTGCATCGGGCTCCAGGGCCCAACGACCGAGCGCTCTCGGCCACACGGCCCAGGGCGGAAAGCGACGCCGCACCGCCACCCACGACAAAGCGCGACCGGCGTGGCCCCACCGTCAGATTCGGCGGGCCCCGGCTCCTCGCAGGCCCACCAAATATAGCGCAGCGGTCTCCACGGGATTCCCCAAGCCAGTGCCACCCATGCGGCGCCCACGCCCCCAGACCACAGCCGGCGCGCCACGTCGGCGGGCGAGCACGGGCCCCGGTGCGGGATCcgggacgacggcgacggcgggattCCCGGCCGTTGGATCTGCCGTTCCGCGGCCGCGTGTCGACCGGGGAGCGGAGGCCCGGGCTGCTTGCGGCGGAGAGAGGTTCGTTCTCGTTGGGgtgtcaagtggtcaagtggagtCGCCATCGTAGCTAGCAGGAGGAGTAGTACTACTACGGTTTGCCCCGATGAATTATTTTGCTGTTTTGGCCACGATTTGGCACGTCGGAAAACGAGACGCCATCATGCGGCATTTGGAGATTGGAATTCGGTGCTCCCCTTCCGATGCTGACCATGATGATGATTGGGGCGCCGGAGAAGGGGGTTATGCAGCGGTGCTCGAGGTTCGCTTTGATTTAAACAGAGGATATGAGTTTTTTTTTTGAAGATGAGTATTTTTGCATTTGAATACACCAACAGAGGAATGGGTGGTTCAGGAGTATATATTGTCTCGTTGGATGCTAAGCTTGGAACCCATTGATTAAGTGCAAGTTGGGACATCGCAAATAAATaaaaaagtgcaagttttcttAATACCACGCAAACACAGATGTTTTTTTTTGCGGGTCGCAGAGGTTCACATACACGGACTCATCTCTATGAATGCACTCCCTGCTCCCGAAAATTCTCAAGAGCACGTAGGTGCAGGGCACTCAGCTACCAAGCCCTGCCGTCAGCTTGATTTACCTCACGATTCGTGATGTAGTTGAATCCGGCACGAGAGCACGGTAAAAAAGAAAATCCCTCAAAAAAGCTTTAAGTTTTAACGATGAAACTTACCGTTTTTGCATCTAAAAATGCAAGTTTCAACAACTTCCAGAGATATAATTTTAAACAATTTTTTCTGTCGGTCATAGACACAGAATAATTGATTTTTATCGGTCGCTCGTACTAAGTTTCAACTTTGAACTTAACATATTTCTTTAAAGGACATCAAAATATATTCAAAATGGATCTTATTTCAAAGCGCTGGTCACGAGAAACATGAATAAGAAAACAAAACTTAATTTGGATTTTTTGTTTAGAAAATAGAACTTTGAAAATCGGAAGCCAAAAAAACCCGGCACCAGGGACCTGAGTGCCCTCGCACTTGCGTGTTGCAAATCCTCGTCCACCCTACTCCAGATTACCTTTGAAATATTAACCCGACACAACATTTTGAGATTGATTAAGTCGTCACATGTGTGTATTTTATTCCTACTTTTCAAGATCATGTGAATCAAGAGGCCCTGAAAGGTTGATTCAAGTGGAGTGTTTGGTTAGGAAttactccctcagttcctaaatatttgtctttctagagatttcaacaag is a genomic window containing:
- the LOC123093428 gene encoding uroporphyrinogen-III synthase, chloroplastic, encoding MAFHSSAAPIPLAPPPGPGAFHRAHRPAGAPRAGAPGRSLAAHSSPSPDVVVTREQGKNAKLVASLEKHNVHSLELPLIQHVEGPDADRLSAVLRDEKFDWITVTSPEAAAVFLEGWKAAGSPKVRIAVVGAGTARTFDEVLQSSDGSLEVAFSPSKALGKVLASELPRTSETASKVLYPASAKAGHEIQNGLSARGFEVTRLNTYSTVPVQDVDPQILKLALSAPVVAVASPSALRAWLNLMSRVDNWSNSVACIGETTASAAKKLGLESVYYPATPGLEGWVESILEALRAHKQSSK